Proteins from one Dermacentor variabilis isolate Ectoservices chromosome 1, ASM5094787v1, whole genome shotgun sequence genomic window:
- the EMC4 gene encoding ER membrane protein complex subunit 4: MAASLGSRAPSKRHKWHFASSQRRTDRVTELASPPGFSSSLGQGHSEASRETEANLIVKKSWDVALAPWKQVPMNLFIMYMAGNSISIFPIMMVGMLFLRPVKALLTIQSTFKMIEGGQAILQKIVYLFGNLACLALALYKCSSMGLLPTHASDWLDFVEPLQRIEHSGGGIILS, encoded by the exons ATGGCTGCAAGTTTAGGTAGCAGAGCTCCGTCAAAGCGGCATAAATGGCACTTTGCTTCTTCTCAGAG GCGAACTGATAGAGTGACGGAGCTGGCATCACCTCCTGGCTTTAGTTCATCCCTTGGACAAGGGCACAGTGAAGCTAGTCGTGAGACAGAAGCAAACCTTATTGTGAAG AAATCCTGGGATGTAGCTTTGGCTCCATGGAAGCAGGTGCCTATGAACCTTTTCATTATGTACATGGCCGGAAATTCTATCTCAATCTTCCCTATCATGATGGTAGGAATGTTGTTCTTGAGACCTGTCAAAGCGCTCTTAACAATTCAGTCAA CATTCAAGATGATTGAAGGAGGCCAAGCTATTCTTCAGAAAATAGTTTATCTTTTTGGCAACCTGGCATGTTTGGCCTTAGCTCTTTATAAATGTTCATCAATGGGCCTACTGCCAACACACGCATCTGATTGGTTGGATTTTGT